From the Synechococcus sp. Nb3U1 genome, the window TTGGGCCGCAACTCAGAGGCTATCGCCCTGTTGGAAAATCACCTCAAGGAGGTGCCGGAAGACAATGATGCCCGTCTACGATTGGCCTTTGTCTATGCCCGTGACAACCAGACTGACCAGGCGATCGCCCTTTATGACGAGATGATCGCGGTGGATCCCAGCGATTTTACGCCTGTGTTAGGCAAAGCCATGGCCCTCAGTTCTGCGGCAGATGAAGACCTACGGGCACAAGCGCCAGAGCTATTTGATCAGGCCGCCCGCTTGGCCCCACCCCAAATTCGGGAGCAGATCGAGCAGCAGGCCGCGCTCTATGCCCAGTCGAACCAACCTCAACCTGTCGAGAGTTCTGTGGATAGTGAAGACCCTGAGCTTACTCCCGCCCCATGAATGACCTTTCCAGACCTTCCTGCTTAGGGATAGGGATCCCGCAACAGCTCTACCTATCGCTGGGTTTGTTGATGCTCCTGTTGCCCGGTTGTCGAGACTCGGCAGAATACACGCCGATTGACCCGCAAGTCTTTCAGGAGCAGTACGACCTCTCTGACGCATCCGAACCGGCCCAGATAGGGATCCAGTTGTTGCAGCGCTACCGACAAGAACCCGAAGGTCGCCAAGGGGAGTCTCTGCACATTCGCTATTTACCTGACCAGAATGCTGAGATGCTGATAACCCTTGAGGGTTTGGCTGATGACTCGGTGCAGGGGAAGCGCTATCGCCTAGAAATGGCCTGGACGGAAGCAGGTTGGCAGGTGGAAACCGTGGGATCCCAGCAGCGCTGTTGGCCGGGTCGGGGGCAACAAAACTGGTCGCCTCAACCCTGTGTTTGAGGGGGTGCAAAGCCCCCTGTTGGGGATGTATTCGTTACAGAGACTGCAAAAATAGGGATCCTCTCTGCCTTAGAATCCACGAGCACTCACGTTAATGTTGCAAAGCAATGGCATCCATGAAAACAGTACTGGTCACTGGGGCAAGCCGCGGGCTGGGGTTGGAATACGTCAAGCAACTGCTGGCCAAGAGCTATCGGGTTTTTGCGGCTTCCCGCCAGGCGGTGGAGGCTCTGAGCAAGCTGGCCTTTGACTTCCCTGACCAAGTGGAGTGGGTGCCGTTGGATGTCACGGATGAAGCTTCCATTCAAGCTGCTGTGGCGGTCGTAGGAGCCAAAACCCCCCAGTTGGATATCTTGATCAACTGTGCCGGGCTAGGGGAATGGCTCACCTTCGGCCAAACCCAGAAAGAGTCTTTCATGAGCATCCTGGAAACCAATACCGTTGCGCCGGTTATGGTCACCCAGGCGTTTTACCCCTTGCTCAAGGCAGCAGGCACCAGTATTGTCGCCAACATGAGTTCCTTACTCGGCTCAATTGCCCACAAGCCCATTTTGGTCAAGGGAGGCTACGCCTATTCCGCCAGCAAAGCCGCGCTGAACATGCTCACCAAGTACATGTCGATTGAGCTGGCC encodes:
- a CDS encoding SDR family oxidoreductase, with protein sequence MKTVLVTGASRGLGLEYVKQLLAKSYRVFAASRQAVEALSKLAFDFPDQVEWVPLDVTDEASIQAAVAVVGAKTPQLDILINCAGLGEWLTFGQTQKESFMSILETNTVAPVMVTQAFYPLLKAAGTSIVANMSSLLGSIAHKPILVKGGYAYSASKAALNMLTKYMSIELAPDGIILAALSPGWVKTDMGGPDAPLTASESISGLIQVIEKLTPELTGRYWHYDGSELPW